Sequence from the Salinicoccus sp. Bachu38 genome:
GCAATGTCGTCTCCTATACGACGACGATCGAGCAGGTATTCGGTTCAGGCATCATGGTGCCTGAATATGGATTCATGCTGAACAATGAACTGACGGACTTCGATGCAGAACCGGGCGGTGCAAATGAAGTCCAGCCGAACAAGCGTCCGCTGAGCAGCATGACGCCGACCATCGTCTTCGATGACGGCAAACCGATGATGACCGTCGGATCGCCGGGTGGTCAGACGATTATCACTTCCGTCCTGCAGACCATCATCAACAACTTCGAATATGAGATGGAACTGCAGGCGGCGGTCGAAGAGCCGCGCATCTTCACGAACGGCATGGAGAACTACACCTATGAGGAAGGTGTGCCGAGTGATGTCATCGACCGTCTGAATGGCATGGGCCACAGCTTCGGTGACGAACCCGAGTCTCTCGGCAACGTCAACAGCATCCTGATCGACCAGGAAAACGGCTCCTTCAGAGGTGTTGCCGACAGCAGCCGCAACGGTGCTGCATTCGGTCTGGAGCCTGTGGCACAGTAGGCTCCATTGCAAAATAATTCCAAACAAGCGAAAAAGCGCATTACCCGTCTGTCGACGGGTAATGCGCTTTTCATTTTATCTGTGCACGTCTTTGAGGAAATGGAAGCTTGCGGGATGCTGTCCATACCCTTCAATATCCGCCCCGAGTCCCGTAAGCAGGGATGGGTGGTAGATCGGAATAATCGGTGATTCGTCGAGGATAATCTGCTGAGCCTCTTCATAGAGCGCCAGGCGGCTTTCCTCGTCGGTTGCAGAACGTGCTTCATCGAGCAGTGCGTCGACTTCCTCATTGGAATAGCGGGAACGGTTGCCGGATGTGCCGATGTTGGAGGAATGGAACAGTGCATAGAGGCCATAGTCGGCATCCAGCGTCACCGTGCCCCAGCCGCCGATGAACATGTCGTGATCTCCTCCACCGACATAGTCGAGGAATGCGCCGGATTCGAGCTGGTAGATTTCAAGCTCTATGTTCAAATCGCCCAGTTCCTCCTGTATGAATGCTGCCATGTCGGCGGCAGTCCGGTCCATGACCGTAATCTCGGCAGTGAAGCCGTCTGCATATCCATTCTCTTCGAGCAGTGCTCTTGCCGCTTCCTTGTCGTTCTCAACAGTGTCCAGATCTTCACTGTGTCCGAACACGGCCGGCGCCAGCGGTGTATCCGCCACTTTTGCCCTGCCCACCAGCATTTCGTCGATGATGGCCTGCTTGTCGATGGCCATCGCGATTGCCTGCCTTACGACCGGATCATCGAACGGTGCCTTTTCCGTATTGAATCCGACATATTCCATCCGGACACTTTCCGTTTCGTTCATTTTCGTATCATCCGACTCGTCGATTTGTGCATAGTCGTTCGGGTCGACCGGATAGATCAGGTCGGCCGTGTCCGTCATGAGTTCCGCGATGCGCGTCGCGTCCTCAGGGACTGCCTTGAAAGTGAAGGATGCCGATTTGGCCGGCTCTCCCCAGTAGTCTTCATTGCGGGTCAGTGTCACGTAGTCGCCTTCTGAAATCTCCTCGAATTTGAACGGCCCTGTGCCGACCGGGTTGCGGTTGACCTCGGTCAGGATCTCTCCTCCATCTTCATACTGGGCATAGTCCGCCTCAATGACAGCCGGGCTGATCATGCCGCCCGCCGGGTGTGCCAAGTGCGACGGCAGGGCAGCGAACGGATGGATGGTCTTGATATGTACGGTATTTTCATCCACCACTTCGACCGCGTCTATCAGTTCAAAAAGGAAGGCTACTGGTGCACCCACTTCCTCATCCCTTACACGGTCGAGGTTCGTCTTGACCGCTTCAGCATTGAATGGTGTGCCATCATGGAATTCCACCCCTTCCCTCAGCTTGAATTCCCATGTCACATCATCAATCTGTTCGTAGGATTCCGCAAGCGCGGGCTCGATTTCGAGATCCGGCGTGAATCTTACCAGACCTTCATATATATTCACGTTCACATGATTGGACGGCTGGTCGTTCGCCGCATGCGGATCCATGGAATTCGGTGTCGCAAGCAGGCTCATGGTGATGTCTTCGGATGTTTCCGCATCATCTGCGCTCGCCTCACCATCCCCTTCCGCTTCCTCTTCAACTTCACCATCATCTGTACATGCAGCCAGCACAAGTACGAAAAACAGCGACAGCATCAAAAACAAATACTTTTTCATCTCTCTACCTCCATTTTCATATATATCCATTATACATAGTTATATACTCGGAATGAAGGCGCAAACTTACCATTTTGGTAGGAATAGTCAGCAACGTTTGCGTCACCATGTTTGAAAATACACGGCAAGGATAAATGAGGAGTGGATGAAAATTATAAAATCAATATAAAATGGAGGTCTTTCCAATGGCGAAAATCGTATTCCAATCTCCGGGCAAATATATACAGGGAGCAGGAGTCCTTGCAACCTTGGGCGAAGAGACGGAGAAACTGGCCAAAAATCCCCTTGCCATCTCTGATGAAATGGTCTGGTCAATCACTAGTGAGAAGATTACAGAAAGCTTCAGCAATGCCAATATCGATTTTGTATATGAAGAATTCAAAGGTGAAGCCTCTGAAACTGAAATTGACAGACTGAGTGATGTTGGAAAAGAAAATGAAGTTGACATCATCATCGGTGTAGGTGGCGGCAAAACCTTGGATACTTCCAAAGCGATTGCCGACAACTTGAAAGTACCAGTAATCATTGTTCCGACCACCGCTTCCACCGACGCACCAACCAGCTCCCTTTCGGTCATATACTCCGATGAAGGTGAATTTACCGGCTATCGGTTCTATGACAAGAACCCAGATCTGATTCTTGTCGATTCCGAAGTCGTCGTAAACGCACCAATCAAGTTATTCACTTCAGGTATGAGTGATGCCATGGCCACGCTTGTAGAAGCCCGTGCAGTATTGAAAAGCAACGGGGAAACGATGGTAGGCGGGCAGCCTACACTTGCTTCCGTCGCAATAGCCGAAAAATGCGAAGAAACATTGTTCAAGCATGGTCATGCAGCTTACAAGGCAGCATCCAAAGGACTTGTAACTCCGCAGGTGGAAGCTGTTATAGAGGCCAACACCCTTTTGTCCGGGCTCGGTTTCGAAAACGGTGGCCTTGCTGCCGCCCACGCAATCCATAACGGCTTCACTACACTGTCAGGGGATATTCATCACCTCTCCCATGGTGAAAAAGTGACCTATGGTACACTCGTTCAGCTGATGCTTGAAAACAGTTCTGATGAAACAATGCTCAAGTACATCGAGTTCTACAAGGGTATTGGCATGCCGACGACACTCAAAGAGATGCACCTTGAAGATACAGACTATGAAGATCTCGTAAAAGTTGGTCAACTGGCAACGGACCCGAACGACACATTTGCCAACCTGAGTGACAAGATTACTCCAGAAGAAGTAGCGAACGCCATTCTTGCTGTCAGCGAGCTAAGTAGCAGATGAGAATTCTCTCAAAACATCAACCTGTAGTAGAACCTGGCGGGACCATTCCTGCCAGGTTTTATATATTCAATATATGAAATGCACGGCTGTCAGGACGAACATCGAAATGCCCAACCGGATATGGAGCTTCCTGATCCTGATCCTCGGATCGATCAGCAGGCGATACCAGCCTGAGAGGACGAGTACGAAAAGGTTGATGGATGCGAGGAAACCTGTCAGTATCTTCATGTTTCCAAGGTCGAACCCATACATCGCCACCACCGCCCAGGCATGCAGCAGGATGATCAGAAACGCCCCCGTCCCCACCCAGCGGTGGTAGGGCCTGATCCGCTTCGACATTCTGGCGAGGCGGATCTTGGTCTGTCTGCTTTCGATGCTCCGTATCGTGGAGAATACCGCATTGCGCGTCCAATTGAATATGAAGAACAGGAAGCCGGCGAACCCCAGCAGAATATGTATGTAGGGTGTGTGGACCGACACACCCGAAGCGACGTTCCAGATCGCCCAGATGAGCAGCAGCCCATTCAATAGAAACCAGATGCTCATATATTCTCCCCCCTCACTTTTTCTCTTCATACTCTACCACATTTTACTCATGTGCCTACCCTCCCCATATATGTCGAACAGGAAAATTGAAAAAGCGGAAAGTGGACTGGTATAGTATATTCCGTTGCATCAATCAAGAAATATCAGGAGGCTTCAAATCATAATGAAGGAAAAGTACGCATCCCTGTTTGAGACCGTTCCATTGCCGAACGGCGTCGAACTCAGGAATAAATTTGTATTGGCACCACTGACACATGTTACCTCGAACGATGACGGAACCGCATCGGATGCCGAGATAGAATATATCGGCAAACGCTCCAGAGGGATGGGCTTGGCACTTACTGCCGCTTCCAACGTGACAGACCTCGGCAAGGCCTTCCCCGGACAGCCATCCATCGCCCATGACTCCGACATCGAGGGACTGAAGAAGGTTGCCCAGTCCATGAAGGCGGACGGGGCAAAGGCCCTCGTCCAGATCCACCATGGCGGTGTGCAGGCCCTACCTAAATGGACGCCGGATGGCGACTGTGTCGGACCGAGCCCGATCACCATGCAGAGCTTTGACGAGACGGAACCGCACGCGGCGCGTGAAATCACCGAGGCAGAGATCGAAGAGACGATCAGAGCATTCGGCGAGGCGACACGCCGTGCAGCAGAGGCAGGGTTCGACGGTGTAGAAATCCATGGTGCGAACCACTACATCATCCACCAGTTCGTCTCCCCCTACTTCAACAGGAGGACGGACAAATGGGGACAGGACCGCTACCTGTTCGCGATGGAGGTCGTGGATGAGGTCGTCAGGGCGGCCGAGGCATACGCGGCCGATGATTTCATCATCGGCTACCGCTTCTCTCCTGAAGAACCGCAATCTCCGGGGATCGACATGGAGATCACCGAAACGCTGATCGGCAAACTGGTCGACAAGCCGCTCGATTATCTGCATGTCTCCCTGTTTGATGTACATTCGGAGACACGCGACGGCAAGTACGCCGGCATCGAACGTGTCGAACTACTGCACAAATGGATTGGTGGCCGCATGCCGCTGATCGGCATCGGCTCCATCTTCACGCCGGACCAGGCACTCGAAGCCGTGGAATCGGGCAACGTCGACATGATCGCCCTCGGCCGTGCCGCACTGCTCGACCATGACTTCGTCAAGAAGACGGAAGCTGGCAGGGAAGATGAGATCATCAATGTGTTCGATCCGGAGCGGTCGGACAAGCACGAATTGCCGGACCCGTTATGGCAGCAGCTCTATAAAGGATTCTATCCCGTCCCACGCACGGACCAGTAGAAATAACCCCTCGTATCATCGATACGGGGGGTTCCTCTATCTATATCACTTGCGCCGCCACACTTCATACGTGTGCGGATATCTGTTCTTCTCGTCTACAGGGCCCGGCCATGCTTCGACCCGTTCGAATGGGCTATAGTCGAAATCCGCAGGGAAATACGTGTCACCTTCGAAGGTATCATGGATGACAGTGCGGTAGAGTGCATCGACCTCATCTTCGAACATCCTGAACAATGTGGCACCGCCGATGATGTACAGGTCCTCCCCATTCTCCTTCTCAAGCGCCAGTATCTCCTCTTTGGAATGCACGACGATGGCGCCGGGGGCCTCGTAGTCCGCCTGCAGCGTCAGGACGATGTTGCGACGGCCCGGCAGTGGCCGGTTCGGGATCGTCTCATATGTCTTTCGGCCCGTTACGATATCCCCGCGCATCGTCACATCCTTGAAGAACTTGATGTCTGCAGGGAGCCGCCAGGGCAGCGCCTTTTCCCTGCCGATCAGTTTGTTTTCATCTTCCGCCCACACGTAGGCAAGCATTGCGTCCCCTCCTTATAATGACAGTTTCACTTCTTCATATTTATCATCATTCATGATCTTGATATCCGTCGGTGTAATCTTCAGCACCTTCAGGTGCGGATTGTCTTTCGAATCGAAGAATTCTGCATCCGCATCCTCCCATAGCCAGTCGATCGTCTCCTGAGCATTGATGCGCTCGACGTCACCATATACTTCGACGAACGCATGATTCCGAGAGTCATGGAACCCGAGCAGTACATGCGCTTTCGGATTACCTGCGAGCTCATCATATTTCGGCGACTGGTCATTCGTCTTCGCATATAGTGTCAGTCCATCATTATAGAACCACATGTACCGCGCGTTCGGTTCATTATTCTGTGCTGTGGACAATACGCCAATCTTCGATTCATCCAATATTTCGGTAATGCGTTCTATCGCCTTTGACTGTTCCATCGTATCACCTGTCCTTCTGAATGTTATACATATCCATAGCCCGATTCGGGGTGTTTGAATCATCAGAGCGGGCGCCCGGCTCCGAGGAACATTCTATTTGGCCAGTTCGGCTTTCGCCGGATTCTTCGGTTTTTCGCGTTTTTTCGCCATTTCCATCCTGTCATTGTATCCCCATACATAGGTGAGACCGAAGGCCAGGAACAGCGTGATTGCTGTGACGAGGATGGCATACCAGAAGTTCTCAGTGATGCCGTTGTCGGGATCGATGAAGGAAGGCAGCCCGATGATCGATCCGATGATGCTCCACATGTTGATGCCGAGCAGGCCCGTCAGGAAGCCGCCGACTGCACTGGCGATGCTGGCACATATGAACGGTCTGCGGAAACGCAGGTTGATGCCGTAGATTGCCGGCTCCGTAATGCCGCAGAATGCAGAAAAGGCGCCGGCATACCCGAGTTCCTTGATGTCCGCCTTTTTCGTTTTGACGGCCACGCCAAGGGCCGCCCCGCCCTGGCCGACGATGGTCATGCTCACCATCGCAGACAGATAGCTGTATCCGAGTGTCGCAAAGTCATTGACATAGATCGGGATGATGCCCCAGTGCAGGCCGAAGATCACCAGTAGCTGGTAGAATCCATTGATGATCGCGCCGAATATCGGTGCATTCAGGCTCAGCATGGATTCGAGTCCATTGGCGAGCAGTGAAGAGAATCCGATCAGTACCGGTCCTGTGAGTATGAGCGTGGCCGTCGCCACGATGCCGATGACGACGATGGGGATGAATATCGCCTGTATGTACGCCGACACCCAGGTCTTCAGCCAGTCCTCGAGCTTTTTGACCATCCATGCTGCAAGAATCATCGGAAATATCGAATAGGTGTATGCCAGGAACGGAAAATCGACCGTGCCGATCGAGAAGATGCTCACTTCGCTGTTCGCCGCCTCGAGTATGGTCGGATGAATGATCACGCCCCCGATGACGGCAGTCAGCAGTGGATTGCCATCCAGCCTTTTTGCCGCGTTGAAACCGACCAGCACAGGCAGGAAGTAGAATACCGCATCAGCCATCGCGTTGATGATCAGGTAGGCTGTGCCCGTATCGGAAATGATGTTGGAACTGGTCAATACAGCGAGAAGCCCCTTGATGATACCCGCTGCTGCGAGAATATTGATGATTGGCATCACGGCACCGGTGATGATGCCAATCAGGTTATTGAAGCCATTCCGCACCTTTTCGGAAGCAGTGCGTTCCCCGGGCGGATCGGCTGCAGGTGCAGTTTCATCACCTGACTCATCGGAGAGGGACAGCTGCCCAGTCACTTCCTTGTGGATGTCATCGACCGCCGGACCCACCACCACCTGGTACTGGCCCCCTGCCTCCACCACTCCCATGACGCCGTCCAATTCCTTTATCTTTTCGCTGTCGGGGAGGGTCTCATCCTTCAGATAGAAGCGAAGACGTGTGACGCAGTGGATGACGGTGTCGATGTTCCCTTCACCGCCAAGCAGCCGGATGATATCCTCCGCCAGTGTGCGATAGTCCTTTTTATTCTTCATCGATGATTGCACCTTTCTTTACAATATTGTTTTTCATTCAATATCCCCTGAAATACATGCATGTTCAGACCCTATTATTCTAGCACAAAATCCCGCTTGCGGAATCCTGTGCATTATTTGAATCCAGACAGGAATGGAGCCGGATTACGGGTATAGTAATAATACATTGCTGTCCGGCAATTCATCATCATGGAGGTGATATGTATGGAGAAGGAAGTGTTGATCGTCGGGGCGGGGCCGACCGGACTCGCTCTTGCCATCGGCCTGGAGAGGCATGGCGTCCCCTTCCGTCTCATCGAACAGCATGACGGTCCCGGCACGACTTCGCGGGCGATGGTCGTCCATGCGCGGACACTCGAATTCTACCGGCAGTTCGGCCTCGCGCATCGACTGGTCGAAGCCGGCATCGTGGAGAATGCCGTCCACATCTACAAGGACCGGATGGAAGTGGGCACGATACCACTCGGGGAAATGGGTACGGGCATCAGCCCCTACCCCTACCTGCTGAGTTTGGCCCAGGATGTACATGAGTCGATCCTTGTCGAATACCTGGGATCCAAGGGCGTCCGGGTGGAATGGCAGACGAAGCTGATGTCATTTGAGGAAAAGGAAGACCACATCGAAGCGGAAATATGCAGCCAAGGGGAAGCGTCGCATGCGTCATTCGCGTATGTATGCGGCTGTGATGGGGCCCATAGTACCGTTCGGCACCAGCTTGGGCTCGATTTTCCCGGCGGGACGTACAGTCAGATGTTCTTCGTCGCGGATGCTGAAAACACACAGCCGTTCAAAGGGATGTCGGCAGGCTTCCGGGGGAGTGAATTCAACCTGGCGCTGAACATCCGGACGACCGGGACCGTCCGTCTGATCGGCGTCATTCCGCCCCATCTGATCGACCCGGAACCCCCTGCTGAATTCGATCCGCTCATCCCGCATGTTGAAAGTGTACTGCCCGTCAAAGTGGGCAGGGTGAACTGGTACTCCCCCTACAAGGTCCACCACCGTGTGGCGGAATCCTTCAGACGGGGACGCACCTTCATCCTGGGCGACGCCGCCCATATCCACAGTCCGGCAGGCGGCCAGGGCATGAACACCGGCATCGGTGATGCCTTCAATCTGGCATGGAAGCTTGCCCTTGTCATGCAGGGAAGGATGGACCGCAGCATCCTCGATACGTACGAGCCGGAAAGGATCGCCTTTGCACGGAAGCTCGTTGCGACGACCGACCGTATATTCAGGGAAGCGGTCAATCGGAAACGGTTCAGGAACATCATCATGCCCCATGTTCTCCCAAAACTGGTGCAGTTCTCGAAAGTGCGGCGCATGCTTTTCAAAGTCATCTCCCAGACAAGGATCCGCTATCCCGACAGTCCGCTGAGTGAAGGAAAAAGTGGACGGATCGAAGCCGGAGACCGCCTGCCATGGATTCGGATGGAAGATGGCGACAACTTCGAACCGCTTGTGAGCGTGGATTGGCAGCTCCATGTCTACGGTCATCCGAATGGAGAGGTTAAGCAGCTGTCCGACCGGTCAGGCATCCCGCTCCACCATGCCCGATGGACAAAAGGGATGAAGCGGAAGGGCATCAGAAAAAATGCCGCCTACCTGATCCGTCCTGACGGTCATGTCGGCGTGGCCACGACCACGGGAAATGTCGGACGTATCGAGGGGTACATCAAACGGTTCAATCTGAAAATGGAATAGGAAATGCCCCTGACGCCATCTTTCGGCACCAGGGGCATCTTATATTGGCTGTTGCCTTCTAGCGGTTTTCAGCCGGTACTTTGGATTCACCGCGCATTTTTTTGAATGCGACGATGATCGCCGTCACCAGCAGGACGATGGCCGCTACGAGCAGGACGATATCAAGGCTGGCATATTCCCCATCGTTCTTCGTATATATGGCAAAATACGGCCAGGTGAAGACGAGCGGATACAGCCAGTCCCTGAAGTAGAGCGCGATTGCCACGCCGATCAGGGTCGCCACGATCAGTATAAGGTTCGTCCAGGCAAGTTCGCCCAGCCCCAGGATGCTCTCGACATTGTTGTCCACGGCCAGTGTGAAAATGTTGACGATGGTCGCCACCGTCACCCAGGCAAAATATATGGAAAACGGCAGCCGGTCGAACCAGTGATAGCCGGTTTCAGTCATCGTGGAATACATTTCCGCCAATGTATACAAGAGTGCGATGATCACGATTACGGACGCGAATATCCACTGCTGGGTGAAGACGATGATCCACACGGCATTCAGCAGGAAATTGACGATCGGCCAGAATTTCAGGCGGTACGCCATAGAACCTTCCCATGTTTTCGCAAAGAACGCCTTAATGACCCATGCGAATAGCAGGATGTAGATCAGGCCCCAGATCGAGAATGCGAAACCTGCCGGCTGGATGATTGATTCATTATCGTTCGCCACACCGCCCACATTGGTGGTGGTCAAGTAGTTCACAAAAATCATGAAGATGAATGCGACAAGATATCCAATCGCCCACTTCTTCTGTTTGGACATAGGACTTCACCCTCTCAATAGGTGATTGTGTTCCTTACCTATTCTCTATATAAAGACCCGTGAAACATCCGTGGCCATCCAATCAAAGAATATCCCTTCGGCAACAGAGGCTTTCCTGTATGCCCAAAGGGATATCCTCCTGACTCTCGAAATATATTTTCCCGTCCGTTTTACGGAAATGCTCATGTCTTCCGCATGCCTGCAAGCCGCGTGGCGATCTGCGGCGCCATTTCAAACAGCAGGATGCCGGCGACGGCGGAAAAGAATATGAACATGCCGCTGAACGTCTTGAGTTCGGTCGCAGCGAGTGCGGCGATGATGATGGAGAACTCCCCGCGCGGGGTGAGTGAGAATCCCGCTGTCCACGACTGTTTTATGCCGAGACCATAGATCTGCCCGCCGAAGTAGCCGACGGCAATTTTGGCGACGATGGACCAGACGAGCAGGATGCTCAGCAGCGGAATCATCGGCACGCCTTCCGTCACATCTATGGTGGTCCCGAAATAGATGAAGAAAATCGGAATCAG
This genomic interval carries:
- a CDS encoding glutathione ABC transporter substrate-binding protein is translated as MKKYLFLMLSLFFVLVLAACTDDGEVEEEAEGDGEASADDAETSEDITMSLLATPNSMDPHAANDQPSNHVNVNIYEGLVRFTPDLEIEPALAESYEQIDDVTWEFKLREGVEFHDGTPFNAEAVKTNLDRVRDEEVGAPVAFLFELIDAVEVVDENTVHIKTIHPFAALPSHLAHPAGGMISPAVIEADYAQYEDGGEILTEVNRNPVGTGPFKFEEISEGDYVTLTRNEDYWGEPAKSASFTFKAVPEDATRIAELMTDTADLIYPVDPNDYAQIDESDDTKMNETESVRMEYVGFNTEKAPFDDPVVRQAIAMAIDKQAIIDEMLVGRAKVADTPLAPAVFGHSEDLDTVENDKEAARALLEENGYADGFTAEITVMDRTAADMAAFIQEELGDLNIELEIYQLESGAFLDYVGGGDHDMFIGGWGTVTLDADYGLYALFHSSNIGTSGNRSRYSNEEVDALLDEARSATDEESRLALYEEAQQIILDESPIIPIYHPSLLTGLGADIEGYGQHPASFHFLKDVHR
- a CDS encoding glycerol dehydrogenase, with product MAKIVFQSPGKYIQGAGVLATLGEETEKLAKNPLAISDEMVWSITSEKITESFSNANIDFVYEEFKGEASETEIDRLSDVGKENEVDIIIGVGGGKTLDTSKAIADNLKVPVIIVPTTASTDAPTSSLSVIYSDEGEFTGYRFYDKNPDLILVDSEVVVNAPIKLFTSGMSDAMATLVEARAVLKSNGETMVGGQPTLASVAIAEKCEETLFKHGHAAYKAASKGLVTPQVEAVIEANTLLSGLGFENGGLAAAHAIHNGFTTLSGDIHHLSHGEKVTYGTLVQLMLENSSDETMLKYIEFYKGIGMPTTLKEMHLEDTDYEDLVKVGQLATDPNDTFANLSDKITPEEVANAILAVSELSSR
- a CDS encoding NADH-dependent flavin oxidoreductase — its product is MKEKYASLFETVPLPNGVELRNKFVLAPLTHVTSNDDGTASDAEIEYIGKRSRGMGLALTAASNVTDLGKAFPGQPSIAHDSDIEGLKKVAQSMKADGAKALVQIHHGGVQALPKWTPDGDCVGPSPITMQSFDETEPHAAREITEAEIEETIRAFGEATRRAAEAGFDGVEIHGANHYIIHQFVSPYFNRRTDKWGQDRYLFAMEVVDEVVRAAEAYAADDFIIGYRFSPEEPQSPGIDMEITETLIGKLVDKPLDYLHVSLFDVHSETRDGKYAGIERVELLHKWIGGRMPLIGIGSIFTPDQALEAVESGNVDMIALGRAALLDHDFVKKTEAGREDEIINVFDPERSDKHELPDPLWQQLYKGFYPVPRTDQ
- a CDS encoding dihydrofolate reductase; the protein is MLAYVWAEDENKLIGREKALPWRLPADIKFFKDVTMRGDIVTGRKTYETIPNRPLPGRRNIVLTLQADYEAPGAIVVHSKEEILALEKENGEDLYIIGGATLFRMFEDEVDALYRTVIHDTFEGDTYFPADFDYSPFERVEAWPGPVDEKNRYPHTYEVWRRK
- a CDS encoding pyridoxamine 5'-phosphate oxidase family protein; this translates as MEQSKAIERITEILDESKIGVLSTAQNNEPNARYMWFYNDGLTLYAKTNDQSPKYDELAGNPKAHVLLGFHDSRNHAFVEVYGDVERINAQETIDWLWEDADAEFFDSKDNPHLKVLKITPTDIKIMNDDKYEEVKLSL
- a CDS encoding PTS transporter subunit EIIC; this translates as MKNKKDYRTLAEDIIRLLGGEGNIDTVIHCVTRLRFYLKDETLPDSEKIKELDGVMGVVEAGGQYQVVVGPAVDDIHKEVTGQLSLSDESGDETAPAADPPGERTASEKVRNGFNNLIGIITGAVMPIINILAAAGIIKGLLAVLTSSNIISDTGTAYLIINAMADAVFYFLPVLVGFNAAKRLDGNPLLTAVIGGVIIHPTILEAANSEVSIFSIGTVDFPFLAYTYSIFPMILAAWMVKKLEDWLKTWVSAYIQAIFIPIVVIGIVATATLILTGPVLIGFSSLLANGLESMLSLNAPIFGAIINGFYQLLVIFGLHWGIIPIYVNDFATLGYSYLSAMVSMTIVGQGGAALGVAVKTKKADIKELGYAGAFSAFCGITEPAIYGINLRFRRPFICASIASAVGGFLTGLLGINMWSIIGSIIGLPSFIDPDNGITENFWYAILVTAITLFLAFGLTYVWGYNDRMEMAKKREKPKNPAKAELAK
- a CDS encoding FAD-dependent monooxygenase is translated as MEKEVLIVGAGPTGLALAIGLERHGVPFRLIEQHDGPGTTSRAMVVHARTLEFYRQFGLAHRLVEAGIVENAVHIYKDRMEVGTIPLGEMGTGISPYPYLLSLAQDVHESILVEYLGSKGVRVEWQTKLMSFEEKEDHIEAEICSQGEASHASFAYVCGCDGAHSTVRHQLGLDFPGGTYSQMFFVADAENTQPFKGMSAGFRGSEFNLALNIRTTGTVRLIGVIPPHLIDPEPPAEFDPLIPHVESVLPVKVGRVNWYSPYKVHHRVAESFRRGRTFILGDAAHIHSPAGGQGMNTGIGDAFNLAWKLALVMQGRMDRSILDTYEPERIAFARKLVATTDRIFREAVNRKRFRNIIMPHVLPKLVQFSKVRRMLFKVISQTRIRYPDSPLSEGKSGRIEAGDRLPWIRMEDGDNFEPLVSVDWQLHVYGHPNGEVKQLSDRSGIPLHHARWTKGMKRKGIRKNAAYLIRPDGHVGVATTTGNVGRIEGYIKRFNLKME
- a CDS encoding tryptophan-rich sensory protein, which codes for MSKQKKWAIGYLVAFIFMIFVNYLTTTNVGGVANDNESIIQPAGFAFSIWGLIYILLFAWVIKAFFAKTWEGSMAYRLKFWPIVNFLLNAVWIIVFTQQWIFASVIVIIALLYTLAEMYSTMTETGYHWFDRLPFSIYFAWVTVATIVNIFTLAVDNNVESILGLGELAWTNLILIVATLIGVAIALYFRDWLYPLVFTWPYFAIYTKNDGEYASLDIVLLVAAIVLLVTAIIVAFKKMRGESKVPAENR